From Salvia splendens isolate huo1 chromosome 3, SspV2, whole genome shotgun sequence, a single genomic window includes:
- the LOC121797261 gene encoding 40S ribosomal protein S21-2-like, whose translation MQNEEGQNMDLYIPRKCSATNRLITSKDHASVQINVGHVDESGRYTGQFSTFALCGFIRAQGDADSALDRLWQKKKVEAQQQ comes from the exons ATGCAGAATGAAGAAGGGCAGAACATGGATCTTTATATCCCACGGAAATG CTCGGCCACTAACAGGCTGATCACTTCCAAGGATCATGCCTCCGTCCAGATCAACGTTGGTCATGTGGATGAGAGTGGCAGATATACCGGTCAATTCTCAACTTTTGCTCTTTGTGGTTTCATTCGCGCCCAG GGTGATGCTGACAGTGCGCTCGATAGGCTGTGGCAGAAAAAGAAAGTTGAAGCCCAACAACAGTAA
- the LOC121795249 gene encoding ATP-dependent Clp protease proteolytic subunit-related protein 3, chloroplastic-like isoform X1, whose amino-acid sequence MANCLRMPMASPLCCSSKRRGIGVTNCAKIPMAPLNPKDPFLSRLASLPDTLLNRPKNSDTPPILDVFDSPTLMATPAQVERSVSYNEHRPRRPPPDLPSLLLHGRIVYIGMPLVPAVTELIVAELMYLQWMDPKEPIYLYINSTGTTRDDGETVGMDTEGFAIYDAMMQLKNGIHTVAVGAAIGHACLLLSAGSKGKRFMMPHAKAMIQQPRVPSSGLMPASDVLIRAKEVIINRDILVKLLAKHTGNSEETVANVMKRPFYMDSTRAKEFGVIDKILWHGQEKIMADAAPPEEWDKNAGIKVLDAM is encoded by the exons ATGGCTAACTGTCTGCGGATGCCCATGGCTTCGCCTCTCTGCTGCTCCTCCAAACGGCGTGGTATAGGTGTAACCAACTGCGCTAAAATTCCCATGGCTCCACTCAACCCTAAAGACCCCTTCCTATCGAGGCTCGCCTCCCTTCCAGATACGCTCCTCAACAGACCCAAAAACTCCGATACGCCACCGATTTTGGACGTTTTCGACTCCCCAACCCTCATGGCTACCCCTGCCCAG GTAGAGAGATCTGTTTCGTACAACGAGCACAGACCAAGAAGACCTCCACCAGACTTACCGTCACTATTGCTGCACGGAAGAATAGTGTACATTGGCATGCCG TTGGTTCCAGCTGTTACTGAGCTTATTGTAGCTGAGTTGATGTACCTTCAGTGGATGGATCCCAAAGAGCCAATTTATCTCTACATAAATTCCACTGGAACAACTCGTGATGATGGTGAAACG GTTGGAATGGATACTGAAGGTTTCGCAATTTATGATGCTATGATGCAATTGAAGAATGGG ATACATACTGTTGCTGTTGGAGCTGCTATAGGTCATGCATGCCTCTTACTCTCTGCTGGAAGCAAAGGCAAAAGGTTCATGATGCCACATGCCAAAG CTATGATTCAACAGCCCCGTGTGCCATCCTCTGGTTTAATGCCAGCCAGTGATGTTTTGATTCGTGCAAAAGAG GTGATAATAAACAGGGACATCCTTGTTAAACTTCTAGCTAAGCACACTGGAAAC TCAGAAGAGACAGTGGCCAATGTGATGAAAAGGCCATTTTATATGGACTCTACTAGAGCTAAAGAATTTGGTGTCATTGATAAG ATACTTTGGCACGGACAGGAAAAGATTATGGCAGATGCTGCCCCTCCGGAAGAGTGGGATAAGAATGCCGGGATCAAAGTTCTTGATGCAATGTAG
- the LOC121795249 gene encoding ATP-dependent Clp protease proteolytic subunit-related protein 3, chloroplastic-like isoform X2, producing MANCLRMPMASPLCCSSKRRGIGVTNCAKIPMAPLNPKDPFLSRLASLPDTLLNRPKNSDTPPILDVFDSPTLMATPAQVERSVSYNEHRPRRPPPDLPSLLLHGRIVYIGMPLVPAVTELIVAELMYLQWMDPKEPIYLYINSTGTTRDDGETVGMDTEGFAIYDAMMQLKNGIHTVAVGAAIGHACLLLSAGSKGKRFMMPHAKAMIQQPRVPSSGLMPASDVLIRAKEVIINRDILVKLLAKHTGNSEETVANVMKRPFYMDSTRAKEFGVIDKEKIMADAAPPEEWDKNAGIKVLDAM from the exons ATGGCTAACTGTCTGCGGATGCCCATGGCTTCGCCTCTCTGCTGCTCCTCCAAACGGCGTGGTATAGGTGTAACCAACTGCGCTAAAATTCCCATGGCTCCACTCAACCCTAAAGACCCCTTCCTATCGAGGCTCGCCTCCCTTCCAGATACGCTCCTCAACAGACCCAAAAACTCCGATACGCCACCGATTTTGGACGTTTTCGACTCCCCAACCCTCATGGCTACCCCTGCCCAG GTAGAGAGATCTGTTTCGTACAACGAGCACAGACCAAGAAGACCTCCACCAGACTTACCGTCACTATTGCTGCACGGAAGAATAGTGTACATTGGCATGCCG TTGGTTCCAGCTGTTACTGAGCTTATTGTAGCTGAGTTGATGTACCTTCAGTGGATGGATCCCAAAGAGCCAATTTATCTCTACATAAATTCCACTGGAACAACTCGTGATGATGGTGAAACG GTTGGAATGGATACTGAAGGTTTCGCAATTTATGATGCTATGATGCAATTGAAGAATGGG ATACATACTGTTGCTGTTGGAGCTGCTATAGGTCATGCATGCCTCTTACTCTCTGCTGGAAGCAAAGGCAAAAGGTTCATGATGCCACATGCCAAAG CTATGATTCAACAGCCCCGTGTGCCATCCTCTGGTTTAATGCCAGCCAGTGATGTTTTGATTCGTGCAAAAGAG GTGATAATAAACAGGGACATCCTTGTTAAACTTCTAGCTAAGCACACTGGAAAC TCAGAAGAGACAGTGGCCAATGTGATGAAAAGGCCATTTTATATGGACTCTACTAGAGCTAAAGAATTTGGTGTCATTGATAAG GAAAAGATTATGGCAGATGCTGCCCCTCCGGAAGAGTGGGATAAGAATGCCGGGATCAAAGTTCTTGATGCAATGTAG
- the LOC121795250 gene encoding stress-related protein-like isoform X1, with amino-acid sequence MAKTDCSLQQPKSARGDDNRSRLKYLDFVVVATIHLMMLIATIYGFAKERSGRLKPTICVVENSVRALIAPLYAKTHHLPIQLLTFADRKVDESVHRMKKYVPSSLKRASFKAFNQARRAPVAARCVMADVQKTGMVETASGHAKSVYFKYEPVANDFYTKYEPVTEEYALYVWHLLNQYALFQRAALAAGPLAGYCSEMYNQKVEVAAKNGYKVAAHLPIIPVEKIAEALRTENMKPVVIDGGRGGEEIKAK; translated from the exons ATGGCAAAAACAGATTGCAGTCTCCAACAACCTAAATCC GCGAGGGGCGATGACAACAGGTCGAGGCTCAAGTATTTAGATTTCGTGGTTGTCGCCACCATTCATTTGATGATGCTCATCGCCACCATCTACGGTTTCGCCAAGGAGAGATCCGGCCGCCTCAAGCCCACTATTTGCGTCGTTGAGAACTCTGTCAGGGCACTTATTGCCCCGCTTTACGCCAAAACACACCATCTCCCCATTCAACTCCTCACCTTTGCGGATCGCAAG GTTGATGAATCTGTGCACAGAATGAAGAAGTACGTGCCCTCATCTCTGAAACGTGCATCTTTCAAAGCCTTCAACCAAGCTCGGAGAGCACCTGTTGCTGCTCGATGTGTGATGGCTGATGTCCAGAAAACCGGGATGGTGGAGACGGCTTCTggacatgcaaaatctgtgtatTTCAAGTATGAGCCAGTAGCCAATGATTTCTACACCAAGTATGAACCGGTGACTGAGGAGTATGCACTGTATGTATGGCATTTGCTGAACCAGTATGCCCTCTTCCAACGAGCCGCTCTAGCTGCTGGTCCACTAGCAGGTTATTGCTCGGAGATGTACAATCAGAAGGTTGAGGTTGCTGCTAAGAATGGGTACAAGGTGGCAGCACATCTTCCTATCATACCTGTTGAGAAGATTGCTGAGGCTCTGAGGACTGAGAATATGAAGCCTGTAGTGATTGATGGAGGCCGCGGAGGGGAAGAAATCAAGGCCAAGTAA
- the LOC121795250 gene encoding stress-related protein-like isoform X2, which translates to MMLIATIYGFAKERSGRLKPTICVVENSVRALIAPLYAKTHHLPIQLLTFADRKVDESVHRMKKYVPSSLKRASFKAFNQARRAPVAARCVMADVQKTGMVETASGHAKSVYFKYEPVANDFYTKYEPVTEEYALYVWHLLNQYALFQRAALAAGPLAGYCSEMYNQKVEVAAKNGYKVAAHLPIIPVEKIAEALRTENMKPVVIDGGRGGEEIKAK; encoded by the exons ATGATGCTCATCGCCACCATCTACGGTTTCGCCAAGGAGAGATCCGGCCGCCTCAAGCCCACTATTTGCGTCGTTGAGAACTCTGTCAGGGCACTTATTGCCCCGCTTTACGCCAAAACACACCATCTCCCCATTCAACTCCTCACCTTTGCGGATCGCAAG GTTGATGAATCTGTGCACAGAATGAAGAAGTACGTGCCCTCATCTCTGAAACGTGCATCTTTCAAAGCCTTCAACCAAGCTCGGAGAGCACCTGTTGCTGCTCGATGTGTGATGGCTGATGTCCAGAAAACCGGGATGGTGGAGACGGCTTCTggacatgcaaaatctgtgtatTTCAAGTATGAGCCAGTAGCCAATGATTTCTACACCAAGTATGAACCGGTGACTGAGGAGTATGCACTGTATGTATGGCATTTGCTGAACCAGTATGCCCTCTTCCAACGAGCCGCTCTAGCTGCTGGTCCACTAGCAGGTTATTGCTCGGAGATGTACAATCAGAAGGTTGAGGTTGCTGCTAAGAATGGGTACAAGGTGGCAGCACATCTTCCTATCATACCTGTTGAGAAGATTGCTGAGGCTCTGAGGACTGAGAATATGAAGCCTGTAGTGATTGATGGAGGCCGCGGAGGGGAAGAAATCAAGGCCAAGTAA